CCACTTCATGCACGGCCGCCGATACATCCGTCAGGCGATAGGTCCGCGCGTTGCCCTTGATCGTATGCACATGGCGCAGGATCACGCCCCAGTTTTCACGGCTGACCGAGTCCAGGCGCTGACGCGATTCTTCCAGGAGTATCGAAGACGATTTGATGAAGCGGCGGAACTTGCTGGCGGAAAGATCCAGGATCTTGCCGATGGCTTCCAGCTCCTTCTGCTTGACCGCTGCGGCTTCCTCGGCCTGGCGAATCTCGGTCACATCGCGAATGGAGACCAGCATCTTTTCGATGGTTCCATCCTTATCCTCGATGCCCGCCCAGTCCAGTTCCAGCACCTTCGCATCCCGCGCGGCACGGAAATGCACCGAGCGCGGCAGAAGATGTTCGTTGGCCTCCAGCTGCAGGCTATCCCCGCCCACGGCCGCATTCACCGTGGAATGCAGCATATCGCGCTGCTCTTTGCCAAGGTCGCTGTGCTGGAAGAGGATTTCCGTTAAAGGCCGTCCATCGAGGTCCCCCGTGCCGAGGATATCCCCAAGGTAACGCGAATGCTGCGGATGGATGCGGAATTCACCATCGACCGTACAGATACCCTGCCGGATATTGTCGAGCATAACGCTCATGCCCTTGGTCTGCTTCCACAGCTCTTCCGTACGCTCAGCCACCTGCTTTTCCAGTTCGGTGTTCATGACTTCCTGCAGCCTGTTCGTCTCGATCTGGGCTTTCAGAGCTTCTTCCTGCGCGATCTGAAGCTGGCGGTTGGTATCGTTGATCTTATCGCTGACACCAAGCGACATCAGAACGGACTGCAGCACGGTCGCGATCTCGGGACCATAGGTTCCCAGGAAAGTCACCGGCAGCACTCCCAATTTTTGCAGGCCGAAGGTAATGGAACCAATCAGCATGGCCGCCCAGGCGTATACGAAGTAGCGTGCGGGCCGGAAACCTCTCATCTGCGAATGAATACTGGTAGCAATGATCACAGTCGCGGTAAGGATGCCGACCAGAGTATAGACTTTCACCATGCGATAGGGCAGCACGAAGGATAGCACCATGAGCACAGCATTCAAGGCCATGAATCCCCGCAGCACCAAACGAAAACGCGGGTAGTTGGCCATCGGCAGGAACGATTGGGTGGCCGTCGTCGAGGTCAAAAATATCAGAGGGATCGTAAACGCAACAGCCGCATGGGCGAGGTCCGGGGCATGGGGCCAAAGATACTCATAAGCATAGCCATTGATCACCATGCGGAAAAGGAAGAGCGCCACGAGAAAAATGCAGAGCCACATGGCATCGGCCTGCCGGGTATTGATCATCATCACAAAATAATAGGCGGCAATGATAAGGGGCAGACCCAGGCAAAGGCCAAGGAAAAACTGAATATCATGATCCGCCTTGGCAATGGTCGGAAGATCCTTCCAGGTCATGCGGAATTCCGAGGAGCCATCGGTCTGCAGGCGCAGGAAAAAATCTTTCTGCTCGCCGGCTGCGAACTGATATTTCAAATAGATAAAGCGGCTCTTCAGATCGCGTTTTTCGAAATCCAGGGCGTTGCCGGCCTCGCGACGGATCCACTGCCCATCAGCTGCCTTCACGTAAAGGTCGATATGATTCACGAGCGGGTATTCCAGTCCGAAGAACCATTCGCGGGATTCCGCGGCCGTATTCTGGGCGGAAAACCTGTAC
This is a stretch of genomic DNA from Oligoflexus sp.. It encodes these proteins:
- a CDS encoding 7TM diverse intracellular signaling domain-containing protein; protein product: MSCWKPAFFLISLLMLMSPAQGADIVPIPLDPATGSSPVGPSSFVLVDPGKDMDLNAAIKAWETGQFQKEMAQDPNYGFTGHAYWYRFSAQNTAAESREWFFGLEYPLVNHIDLYVKAADGQWIRREAGNALDFEKRDLKSRFIYLKYQFAAGEQKDFFLRLQTDGSSEFRMTWKDLPTIAKADHDIQFFLGLCLGLPLIIAAYYFVMMINTRQADAMWLCIFLVALFLFRMVINGYAYEYLWPHAPDLAHAAVAFTIPLIFLTSTTATQSFLPMANYPRFRLVLRGFMALNAVLMVLSFVLPYRMVKVYTLVGILTATVIIATSIHSQMRGFRPARYFVYAWAAMLIGSITFGLQKLGVLPVTFLGTYGPEIATVLQSVLMSLGVSDKINDTNRQLQIAQEEALKAQIETNRLQEVMNTELEKQVAERTEELWKQTKGMSVMLDNIRQGICTVDGEFRIHPQHSRYLGDILGTGDLDGRPLTEILFQHSDLGKEQRDMLHSTVNAAVGGDSLQLEANEHLLPRSVHFRAARDAKVLELDWAGIEDKDGTIEKMLVSIRDVTEIRQAEEAAAVKQKELEAIGKILDLSASKFRRFIKSSSILLEESRQRLDSVSRENWGVILRHVHTIKGNARTYRLTDVSAAVHEVENELFAINPDKITSREVETCIRGLSRIEAMIGFYQRIHDEKLKRGAVAETENLIVQASRMMSDVWSELSVDKRRRYRQTLQRLDALNTNSFIKVIQPVIESLPGLAQQLNKTAPEVVVKGNDFFVEPDHLNYYEDIFVHMMRNSLDHGFMLGDVGRITIEVKHGKDETEILYYDNGRGLNLPALKKKAVEKGALKDTADELTVARSIFVAGVSSARVVTEISGRGVGMDAVRACVERLRGRIDLKLLGEANIPGYQRCEFHIVLPAQNQALEALSVDEAA